The Solirubrobacterales bacterium nucleotide sequence CGCAGCCCGGCGATGGAGGCGGCCACATCGGGATCGGACTCGGCCCCCTCCAGGTCGATGAAGAATCGGTAGCGGCCCAGTTCCCGGCGCAGCGGTCGGGACTCGATCCGGACCAGGTTGACCCCGCGTGAGGAGAACTCCTGGAGCGCCTCGACCAGGGCTCCGGGGTGGTCGGCTCCGAGTTCGGCGAAGGCGAGGGAGGTCTTCCATCTGGAGGCTCCGGACGGGATCTCCTCACCTCCCTCGAGGGTCTCGGTTCGCGGGACCAGCCAGAGGAACCGGGTCAGGTTCCCGGGCTCGTCCTCGATTCCCTGGCGGAGCACCGTGCCCCCGTAGATCTCGGCGGCACCCGCCGGGGCAATTGCCGCCCAGGGGAGTTCGGACGCGATGACCTCCCGGACCGCGGCGCTGGTGCTCTCGGCGACCCGCAACTCGGCCCGCGGCATTTCGGAAGCCAGGTAGAGAGCGCACTGGGCCAGGGGCTGGGGATGGGAGATCACCTGCTCGATCCGTTCAATATCGAGTTCACTTCGGCCGATCAGCGCTGATCGGATCGGGTGGTCGTACTCGCCCGCGATCCGAACCTGGCCGGCATGCCGGATCAGCCCGTCGAGGGTCGGCCGGACCGATCCCTCGATCGAGTTCTCGACCGGAACCAGGGCCCGTTCCGCCCTGCCGTCAGCGACCGATTCGATCACCATAGGCAGGGTGTCGAGCGGGATCTGTTCGACCGGCGAGGCAAGGCCGACGGTGAAGCCGCTCTCCCGAAGGGCCTCTTCGGAGAACGTGCCCGGCGGCCCGAGGTAGGCGACCCGCACGGTCCTACCCGAAGCTGACCGTGTAGGACGCTTCGTTGTTGTCGAGCATCTGCTCGCCGGGAACGCCCTCGACCTTCACGTCAAGTTGAACCTCACCGGTCGGGGCCGGGGTCAGGGGAATCGAGGCGGTTCCGGTCTCGCCGGCAGCCAGCGACGGGATCGACCCGTCGAGGGTGGTTCCGTCAACCGTGACCGACACCTGGACATCGGATTCGTCCGAATCACCCTGGTTCTGGACCTCGACCTCCACCGTCGGGTCGGTTCCGGCGGGGATCGTGGTCGCAACGCTTGAATCGAGCGGCGTACCGCCGATCGAGACTGTGCCGAGTCCGGTCCCGTGGACCCCGCCGTCGGTCGCCTCCCGCGGCCCTCCGGCAACTCCGGAGAGCGCCGATTCCACCTCGGAGGGGTCGAGCCACTTGGCCGGTTCCGTGATGAAGGTGCTGCGTGGAGCCTCGGCGGCGTTGGCGCCGGAGCTGGCGATCGTGTTGTCGATCTGGTGCCGGGTGACCCGGTTGTAGAGCACGTCGGCGGCGGCGAGAACCTGCATCTGCCCGGCGATCTCCCGGGTGGCCTTCTCCCGGCCTTCATCCCCGAGCGCGGTGCTTGTCTGTTCGGCGATCGTGTTCATCGCACCGGAGCGAAGTTGATAGACCAGCGTCAGGGAGTCCTGGGCGGCGCTCATGTCACCGGGGGTGCTCAACTTCTCGACCCGGCTGAGGAAACCCTCCATCGCACCTCGATCGGACTCGATCTCGCTGGTGAACTCGGTCACCGAGAGATCCCCGGGATCCGAAAGCCTGGCGATGAACGACTTGCCGAGGGTGTTGGTCTCGTTGACGATCTGGCTCACGCTGGAGGCGTAGTTCTCGAGCGACCGGTTCTTGCGGGCGTCGAGGCAGCCCTTGGCTCCGAAAACCAGGAGCACCAGGACCAGGATTCCGAGTCCGAGTGCGAGTCCCCGTCGCATCAGCAGCTGCTGGCGGCTTTCGCCACGGCCCCCGTGCGAGCCGCCGCCCCGTCTTGGCGGTCGCTGCCTGGTCCGCCGGGCCCCGGCCGGATCCGCCTCGGCCCGTTCGGACTCGTCGAAAGTCCGGGTGCGGTCGTCCGATTCCTCGTTCGGGCTGTCGGACTGCGGGGAAAGTTCGTTGTAGGGGTCGGAAAAGTCCATGATTGCGGGGAGTCTCGAACCGTTTCGGCGCAGTCAATCTATTCCCTTTATCCGGGATGGAACTACGCCGACCGGTCCGTGAGCGGTGGATCACGCCGGTTCGGCAGCTTACTGCCGCTCGAAGGGTCTGCCGGGCGGGCGCCGAAATCGGTTCCGAGATGGCAGATCAAGTTGTCCTCAACCGGTTCGAGATCGGCCGGCGCCTCGGTGCCGGAGGCTACGGCACGGTCTACCGGGCCCGGGACCGGCGGCTGGAACGGGACGTTGCGGTCAAGGTGATCGAGACCGCCTCCTCCTCCGGCCCGCGGATCAAGCGTGAGGCGCAGGCCGCGGCCCGGCTCAACCATCCCGGGATCGTCGCCCTCTTCGAGTTCGTTCATCACGAGTACGGACCGGAAGGGGGTCGGGCCTTCCTGGTCAGTGAGCTGGTTGATGGCGAGACGGTGCGCGAACTGTTTGATCGTGATGCCCTGAGCGACCGGGACATCGCCGAGCTCGGCGTCGACATCTGCGAGGCCCTCGATCACGCCCACGACCGCGGGGTCGTGCACCGTGACATCAAGCCCGGAAACCTGATCGTTCCGGATGACGGGAACGGTGCCAAGCTGATGGACTTCGGGATCGCCCGGATGCCGGATCGGGAGGATCTGACCGCGACCGGGGACATCTTCGGGACCCTCGCCTACATGTCCCCGGAACAGGCCCGGGGTCTGGAGACCGGTCCGGAAAGTGATCTCTACTCGTTGGCGATGACCCTCTACGAGGGTTTCACCGGGGAGAACCCGCGTCGCGGAACCAGTCCGGTCGAGGTCCTGCGAACCCTGGATCTACCGCCGCCCGAGCTGGGTCGGCTGAGGCCGGATCTCCCGCCGGCGCTCTGCGACTCGATCGATGCCTGCCTCGACCCGGAACCGGGTTTTCGCCCCCGGGTGGAAGACCTCGGCCGGGCACTCGAGGCCGAACTCACACACCTTGACCGGGAACCTCCACGGGCCGGGCCCGAACCCCGCCGCGCGGGTCCGGGCTTTCGCCCCGGCCGGATCGGGCCGAGCCTGGCCGCGATCGGGATCGGGGCGGCGACCGCCGCCTGTCTCGCCCTCAGCCACCAGGCCGACCCGCTGACCGTCCTCGTTGCCTTCGGCCTCGTGACCCCGATGGCCCTGTTCAACCCGCGCCTTGCTTTCCTGACGGCCGGGGTCGGGGTGGCCGTCTGGCTTGCAGGAGTGACCGGACTGCCGGGGGCCGCCTTCCTGCTGCTCATCGTGACCGTTCCGAGCTCCCTGCTGATTCGTGGAGATGGCCGGGCCCTGGCCCTGATCGGACTGGGTCCGTTGCTCGGTACTGTCGGTCTGGCGCCCGCGGTGGCCCTGCTCGCAGGGTTCGCCACCGAGTGGCGCGACCGGGCCGTCATCGCCACGGCGACCCTGGCCACAACCGCTCTGGCCGCCGCCGCCAGCGGCCGGCCGCTCCTGCCGGGAACCCTGCCGGAGGTGAGCCCGGACTGGAGCGGCTCCATTTCGACTGCGACCGTCGAACTGCTGTTCCCGGTGCTGACCTCACCGGCGTTCTACCTGGCGTTGCCGGTCTGGGTCCTCGTGGCGGTGGTCGCCGGCGGCCTGTTCGGCCGTCGCCGCCGTCATCGGGAGGCCGCCAGTTCACTTGGTCGGCCCTTTGCTGGCGTAGGATCAGGCAGCATCACCCGGTTGGATCCGTTCGAGAATGAACTTCTTCCGTAACATCGAATCCCGGCTTCAGGGGCTGTTCGAGGGCACCTTCAACCGTGCCTTCAGCTCCGAGGTGCAACCGGTTGAGCTGGCCCGCACCCTGGCCCGGGAAATGGATTCCCACAAGACCGCTTCGGTTTCCCGCGTGTACGTTCCGAACGAGTACACGGTTCACCTTTCCGAGCAGGACCGGGAGAAGATCGAGGGGTACGAACGCTCGCTCGAGCAGGAGCTCGCGGGCTACCTGCTGGATCACGCCCGGCGTCGGGAGTACGACCTGTTGACCCGGCCCAGCGTCAAGTTCAACACCGATGATCGACTTCGGCTGGGGGAGTTCGGGATCGAGGCCCGTCTGGTCAAACCTCCGGCCCGCGAGGGGGCTCCGCCGAGCCAGGTTGACGAGACCCACACCGCCGTCTACCGGGCCGCGCCGACCGAACCGGAAACGAGACGCACCCCGGACCCACCGGAACCGGTCGATCTGCCGAGGGCGGTACTCGAACTCGACGGTCAGACCCGCGCCCTCACCGGACCGCGGGTCGTGCTGGGGCGTTCGGCCGACGCCGACTGCCCGGTCGACGATCCCAATGTGTCCCGTCGACACGCCGAGTTGCGGCAGCGTGCGTCGGGCTCCTGGGAGATCGTCGACCTGAACTCGACCAACGGGATCAAGGTCAACGGCCGCCGGGTCGCATCCTCCCGGCTTCAGGATGGGGATCGCGTCACGATCGGCACCACCACATTCGGTTTCGGAACGGAACGGCGGTAGGGGTCGGTTGGACTACGAACCGATATCGGTCGCCCTCAAGTTCGCCTTCCTCGGGGTCCTCTATCTCTTCCTCTTCTGGATCGTGACCTCGGCCCGCCGTGATCTTCGCCTCAACCGGGTCGGTCCCGACCCGGACGGCTCCCCGTTCGACCCGACCGGCCGGGTCGGGGGACCCGGGATGCGGGACGCCTGGCTGATCGTTGAGCGGTCCGGCGAACTTGATCCGGGGAGCCGCTACGACCTGTTCGGCGGGCTCAGTCTGGGACGTTCGGCCGACGCGGACGTCAGTTTCAACGACCGTTACGCGTCCGGGATCCACGCAAGGATCTACTCTCGCGGTGGCCTCTACTTCGTGGAAGACATGGAATCGACCAACGGCACCCTGCTCAACGGGCGGCCGATCGCGGGCGAGCATGAGGTCGGTGATGGCAGCGTGATCGAGATTGGTGACACCGCATTCAGGATCGAGATCGAGTGAACTGCACGAACGTGACAACGACCGGGACATCGCTGCAGGAGGCTCGATGCTGAGGGTTGCATCCCATTCGGAACGGACCGACGTCGGCCGGCACCGTCAGGCGAACGAGGACTCCTACCTCGCCACCTCACCCCTGTTCGTGGTCGCCGACGGGATGGGCGGGGCCCAGGCCGGCGAGGTGGCCTCGCTCTCCGCGGTTCAGGTCTTCCAGAACGGCCTGCCCGACGGCAGCCAGGAGGCCGGCCTGGTCGAGCTGATCTCGATCGCCAACCGGACCGTCCATGAACAGGCCCGGGCCGACGCCAACCTCGCCGGGATGGGGACCACGATCACCGCCGCTGCGGTTGACGGCAAGCGCGACCAGGTGACCGTCGCACACGTCGGTGACTCCCGGGCCTACCGGCTGCGCCAGGGGATCCTGCAACGTCTGACCAAGGACCACTCCCTGGTCGAGGAGATGCGTCGCCGGGGACAGATCACGGCGCAGCAGGCCGAGCAGCATCCGCAACGCTCGATCATCACCCGGGCGCTCGGTCCCGAGCCGGAGGTCCAGGTGGACGTCCAGAGCGTCGCCGCCGATCCGGAAGACGTGTTCATGCTCTGCTCCGACGGCCTGACCACGATGCTCGGTGACGAGCAGATCGCGGACCTGATCAACGGCGCGACCTCGCTGGAAGCGGCAACCCGGGCGTTGATCGACGAGGCCAACCGGGCCGGTGGACGGGACAACATCACCGTGATCCTTTTCCAGGTCGAGGACCCGCGCCGGCCACTTCGGGCGGGTCGCCCGCTCGGCCGCGGGGGAGTGACCAGGGCCCGGGGAACCGAGCATCTTCCCCGGCGCAGACTCGGGGTCGTCGCCAAGGTGGTCGCCTCGCTGGCGGTGGTTGCGGTGCTGGTCGCCGGACTCTACGTCGCATCACGCCAGGTCTGGTTCCTCGGAACCGACCAGGCCGGCCGGGTTGCGCTCTATAGGGGACTTCCGTACGAGCTGCCGTTCGGACTCGATCTCTACTCGATTCGCTACTCGTCGCCGATTCAGACCGACTCGCTCGACCAACAGCGCCAGCGGGCGGTGACCGGACACTCGCTGCGCTCGAAGAGTGACGCAACCAGCCTGATCGAGGACATCGAGAGCCGCGAGGGCGTGTGAGCGCCGGGACCCCCCGGGCCTCTGCCGGACGCAACCGGGAGTTGCTCGCCCTGGTTCCGGTCGCGCTGCTTCTGACGATCGGCTTCGCGGCCGTTTTCGCCCAGCGGGACAGCCAGCTATCCGATCT carries:
- a CDS encoding FHA domain-containing protein, producing MDYEPISVALKFAFLGVLYLFLFWIVTSARRDLRLNRVGPDPDGSPFDPTGRVGGPGMRDAWLIVERSGELDPGSRYDLFGGLSLGRSADADVSFNDRYASGIHARIYSRGGLYFVEDMESTNGTLLNGRPIAGEHEVGDGSVIEIGDTAFRIEIE
- a CDS encoding Stp1/IreP family PP2C-type Ser/Thr phosphatase → MLRVASHSERTDVGRHRQANEDSYLATSPLFVVADGMGGAQAGEVASLSAVQVFQNGLPDGSQEAGLVELISIANRTVHEQARADANLAGMGTTITAAAVDGKRDQVTVAHVGDSRAYRLRQGILQRLTKDHSLVEEMRRRGQITAQQAEQHPQRSIITRALGPEPEVQVDVQSVAADPEDVFMLCSDGLTTMLGDEQIADLINGATSLEAATRALIDEANRAGGRDNITVILFQVEDPRRPLRAGRPLGRGGVTRARGTEHLPRRRLGVVAKVVASLAVVAVLVAGLYVASRQVWFLGTDQAGRVALYRGLPYELPFGLDLYSIRYSSPIQTDSLDQQRQRAVTGHSLRSKSDATSLIEDIESREGV
- the pheA gene encoding prephenate dehydratase, encoding MRVAYLGPPGTFSEEALRESGFTVGLASPVEQIPLDTLPMVIESVADGRAERALVPVENSIEGSVRPTLDGLIRHAGQVRIAGEYDHPIRSALIGRSELDIERIEQVISHPQPLAQCALYLASEMPRAELRVAESTSAAVREVIASELPWAAIAPAGAAEIYGGTVLRQGIEDEPGNLTRFLWLVPRTETLEGGEEIPSGASRWKTSLAFAELGADHPGALVEALQEFSSRGVNLVRIESRPLRRELGRYRFFIDLEGAESDPDVAASIAGLRAKAEWVRSLGSYPIR
- a CDS encoding FHA domain-containing protein, which translates into the protein MNFFRNIESRLQGLFEGTFNRAFSSEVQPVELARTLAREMDSHKTASVSRVYVPNEYTVHLSEQDREKIEGYERSLEQELAGYLLDHARRREYDLLTRPSVKFNTDDRLRLGEFGIEARLVKPPAREGAPPSQVDETHTAVYRAAPTEPETRRTPDPPEPVDLPRAVLELDGQTRALTGPRVVLGRSADADCPVDDPNVSRRHAELRQRASGSWEIVDLNSTNGIKVNGRRVASSRLQDGDRVTIGTTTFGFGTERR
- a CDS encoding serine/threonine protein kinase; the protein is MADQVVLNRFEIGRRLGAGGYGTVYRARDRRLERDVAVKVIETASSSGPRIKREAQAAARLNHPGIVALFEFVHHEYGPEGGRAFLVSELVDGETVRELFDRDALSDRDIAELGVDICEALDHAHDRGVVHRDIKPGNLIVPDDGNGAKLMDFGIARMPDREDLTATGDIFGTLAYMSPEQARGLETGPESDLYSLAMTLYEGFTGENPRRGTSPVEVLRTLDLPPPELGRLRPDLPPALCDSIDACLDPEPGFRPRVEDLGRALEAELTHLDREPPRAGPEPRRAGPGFRPGRIGPSLAAIGIGAATAACLALSHQADPLTVLVAFGLVTPMALFNPRLAFLTAGVGVAVWLAGVTGLPGAAFLLLIVTVPSSLLIRGDGRALALIGLGPLLGTVGLAPAVALLAGFATEWRDRAVIATATLATTALAAAASGRPLLPGTLPEVSPDWSGSISTATVELLFPVLTSPAFYLALPVWVLVAVVAGGLFGRRRRHREAASSLGRPFAGVGSGSITRLDPFENELLP